One Anopheles marshallii chromosome 3, idAnoMarsDA_429_01, whole genome shotgun sequence genomic region harbors:
- the LOC128711245 gene encoding medium-chain acyl-CoA ligase ACSF2, mitochondrial — MALRLVRHHQYQRASWLRILQSVRTQSTVAPGTHEQQQSYIHHIGSKPLVYRNVGQHLRLAAERFPNNEAIVSCYESGARLTYAAVLDKVDRLAASFYQLGLRQGDRVGIWAPNGMLFYLTNLATARAGMISVGINPAYQVPELEYALKKVGIRALVAAEGFRQQNYYGMVSHIAPELASSKPGELKSESLPNLSTVIIDSQKSLPGAIKFSELYELPSEQSISKIEMLQSKIVPDSGVNLQFTSGTTGAPKAALMSHFGFVNNGIHIGHRNELDRREHRLCVQVPLFHAFGMVIAIMAALSYGSTLVLPTAGFKAADSLAAIVRERCSIILGTPTMYVDLVRRIVESGAQLETPEIAVTGGATCSPKLFADIKHTLGVRKVKTVFGMTETTAVIFQALFDESPEDVQQTVGHITDHYEAKVIDQAGHIVPFGTAGELCVRGYGTMLGYWEDEKKTKDTIGADRWLRTGDQFVLREDGYGKIVGRLKDVVIRGGENIYPKEVEDFLNTYPKILEAHCIGVPDERTGEELCAYVRLKDSSDTIDREEVKRYCEGKLAYYKVPKYVRILNDLPKTTSGKVQKFKLVQLFASER, encoded by the exons ATGGCGTTACGGTTGGTCCGGCATCACCAATACCAGCGTGCGAGTTGGCTCAG GATTCTACAATCGGTTCGCACACAATCAACCGTTGCTCCTGGAACGCACGAGCAACAGCAAAGCTACATCCACCACATTGGCAGTAAACCCCTCGTATACAGGAACGTCGGTCAACACCTGCGCCTGGCAGCGGAACGATTCCCGAACAATGAAGCCATCGTATCCTGTTACGAATCAGGCGCAAGGCTCACGTATGCCGCCGTCCTAGACAAG GTAGATCGTCTGGCGGCTTCCTTCTATCAGCTCGGTCTGCGGCAGGGTGATCGTGTTGGAATCTGGGCTCCAAACGGGATGCTGTTCTATCTCACCAACCTGGCGACGGCACGTGCCGGTATGATTTCG GTCGGTATCAATCCCGCCTACCAAGTGCCGGAGTTGGAGTACGCACTTAAGAAGGTTGGCATCAGGGCGCTTGTTGCTGCGGAAGGCTTTCGCCAACAGAACTATTACGGCATGGTGTCTCATATCGCTCCCGAGCTTGCCTCATCGAAGCCGGGTGAGCTGAAGAGCGAATCTTTACCAAATCTGTCAACCGTTATCATCGATAGCCAGAAGAGTCTACC GGGAGCAATAAAATTCAGTGAACTGTACGAGCTACCATCGGAACAGAGTATCAGTAAGATTGAAATGCTACAGTCCAAGATAGTACCGGATAGTGGCGTCAATCTTCAGTTCACGTCAGGCACCACGGGAGCACCGAAAGCGGCTCTGATGTCACACTTTGGTTTTGTAAACAATGGAATCCACATTGGCCACAGGAACGAGCTGGATCGGAGGGAGCATCGATTGTGCGTGCAGGTACCACTGTTCCACGCGTTCGGCATGGTCATTGCCATCATGGCGGCACTTTCGTACGGTTCCACACTAGTCTTGCCAACCGCAGGCTTCAAGGCGGCCGACTCCTTAGCTGCCATTGTACGTGAGAG ATGCTCCATCATCCTTGGAACTCCAACCATGTACGTGGACCTTGTGCGACGAATTGTGGAAAGTGGAGCCCAACTGGAGACGCCCGAGATCGCCGTCACCGGAGGAGCCACCTGCTCGCCGAAGCTGTTTGCCgacatcaaacacacactgggCGTGCGGAAGGTAAAAACCGTCTTTGGCATGACCGAAACGACGGCCGTTATCTTCCAAGCTCTGTTCGACGAGAGCCCGGAAGATGTCCAGCAAACGGTCGGCCACATTACCGATCACTACGAGGCGAAGGTGATCGATCAGGCCGGTCACATCGTACCGTTCGGAACGGCCGGTGAGCTCTGTGTGCGTGGCTATGGTACCATGCTCGGTTACTGGGAGGATGAGAAAAAGACGAAGGACACGATCGGTGCCGATCGATGGCTGCGAACAGGCGATCAGTTCGTACTGCGCGAGGATGGCTACGGGAAGATCGTGGGTCGACTGAAGGACGTAGTTATCCGTGGAGGCGAAAACATCTACCCGAAGGAGGTGGAAGACTTTCTCAACACTTACCCCAAGATTCTAGAAGCGCACTGCATCGGTGTGCCTGACGAGCGGACGGGCGAGGAGCTGTGTGCGTACGTGCGACTCAAGGACTCGTCCGATACGATCGATCGTGAGGAAGTAAAACGTTACTGCGAGGGAAAGTTAGCATACTACAAGGTACCGAAGTATGTTCGGATCTTGAACGATCTGCCAAAGACGACATCTGGCAAGGTGCAGAAGTTCAAGCTGGTACAACTGTTTGCCTCGGAACGGTAA
- the LOC128711246 gene encoding serine protease easter-like, which translates to MATLWSVVLGVALLTVRSVQGQGCGERKVDYAKLILGGEDAISGQWPWHAAIFHRIERTFTYQCGGAIINQNTILTAAHCVRLNVGVIPVDRLSVQVGRTYLYAAERHTQEHQADRIIVHEEYSAALVRHDIALIKLATDIKFTEYVQPVCLWERSKVDIGLLIGRVGTVVGFGITEIGEVADRLRVAYMPIVDTQTCLESNRNLFGRVLSRNIFCAGFRNGTTVCGGDSGGGMYFEIENRWYVRGIVSFSGQNCQSADYAGFSDVATYLDWINRYTSGTQSSPYSSTVIDNQRLLALDVCGVNSYPSTPEDAKPVFQGYPWLGVIEYQQIGTGQRRVLCQATLITLRYVLTAAQCVSLPTNSYQIVAVRLGEFDTVSDPDCAIVEGRRQCQSPVQTVPIEEIIVHNGFNNPAFANDLALIRLRQQANVYQENIKPICLPFSTALKSHKPSYYIRTGWLARSTSTFLYRSFPSSIESVGCQDAYNDQDVPLEKTYGQICIRRDNPSSGACTFNMAATPLQSVQLVGPSERYVLYGLLSFGPKQCLETYPDVYTAIAPYVDWIVSNLKP; encoded by the exons ATGGCGACGTTGTGGAGTGTCGTTTTAGGTGTGGCATTGTTGACGGTCCGCTCGGTGCAGGGTCAAGGATGCGGCGAACGTAAGGTGGATTACGCAAAGCTGATCTTGGGCGGGGAGGATGCCATCTCGGGCCAGTGGCCATGGCACGCGGCCATCTTCCATCGGATCGAGCGTACGTTCACGTACCAGTGCGGTGGTGCCATCATCAACCAGAACACCATTCTAACCG CCGCCCATTGTGTGCGGCTTAACGTTGGTGTCATCCCGGTGGACCGGTTGTCGGTGCAGGTAGGCCGAACGTATCTGTACGCAGCGGAACGGCATACGCAGGAGCATCAGGCCGATCGGATCATCGTGCACGAGGAGTACAGTGCGGCACTGGTGCGTCACGATATTGCCCTGATCAAGCTAGCGACGGACATCAAGTTCACGGAGTACGTGCAGCCCGTCTGCTTGTGGGAACGTTCGAAGGTGGACATTGGGCTGCTGATCGGGCGCGTCGGCACGGTGGTTGGTTTCGGTATTACGGAAATTGGCGAGGTGGCCGATCGGTTGCGTGTGGCGTACATGCCCATCGTGGACACCCAGACGTGTCTCGAAAGCAACCGCAACCTGTTCGGTCGCGTCCTGTCGAGGAATATTTTCTGTGCTGGGTTCCGTAATG GAACCACGGTTTGTGGGGGTGATAGTGGTGGTGGCATGTACTTCGAGATCGAGAACCGTTGGTACGTACGGGGGATCGTTTCGTTCAGCGGACAGAACTGCCAGTCGGCCGATTACGCCGGTTTCAGCGATGTGGCTACGTATCTCGACTGGATCAACCGGTACACGAGCGGCACACAGAGCAGCCCGTACTCGAGCACCGTCATCGACAACCAGCGCTTGCTGGCGTTGGATGTGTGCGGTGTGAACAGCTACCCATCGACACCTGAAGATGCGAAACCCGTTTTTCAAGGCTATCCCTGGTTGGGTGTGATCGAGTATCAGCAGATCGGAACCGGACAGCGGCGTGTACTGTGCCAGGCGACGCTCATCACTCTGCGATACGTTCTAACGGCGGCACAGTGTGTTTCCCTGCCAACGAATTCTTACCAAAT TGTTGCCGTACGTTTGGGTGAGTTTGACACGGTATCCGACCCGGACTGTGCTATTGTCGAGGGCAGGAGACAATGTCAGTCTCCGGTGCAAACGGTACCAATAGAGGAGATAATCGTTCATAATGGTTTCAACAATCCAGCGTTTGCCAACGATCTAGCGCTCATACGCCTCCGGCAGCAGGCCAACGTATACCAGG AAAACATCAAGCCGATCTGCCTGCCGTTCTCAACCGCACTGAAGTCTCACAAGCCATCGTACTACATTCGCACTGGGTGGCTGGCACGAAGCACCAGCACCTTTCTGTACCGCAGTTTTCCAAGTTCGATCGAATCGGTCGGCTGCCAGGACGCGTACAATGATCAGGATGTACCGCTGGAAAAAACTTACGGCCAGATTTGTATCCGTCGGGACAATCCATCCTCCGGGGCTTGTACGTTCAACATGGCTGCCACCCCACTGCAGTCGGTGCAGTTGGTTGGCCCTAGCGAGCGGTACGTGCTGTACGGGTTGCTTTCCTTCGGGCCCAAGCAGTGTCTCGAAACGTACCCAGACGTGTACACGGCCATCGCACCGTACGTGGATTGGATTGTTTCAAACCTTAAGCCATAA